From the genome of Kaistella daneshvariae, one region includes:
- a CDS encoding acyl-CoA dehydrogenase: MDFNLSEEQLMIQQAARDFAQNELLPGVIERDNQQKFPYEQVKKMGELGLLGMMVDPKYGGAGMDSVSYVLAMEEIAKVDASAAVVMSVNNSLVCAGLEKFCNEEQKMKYLKPLASGEVIGAFALSEPEAGSDATSQQTTAVDKGDHYILNGTKNWITNGGNATYYIVIAQTDPEKKHKGINAFIVEKGWKGFEIGPKEDKLGIRGSDTHSLLFTDVVVPKENRIGEDGFGFNFAMAVLNGGRIGIASQALGIASGAYELALKYAKTRKAFKTEIINHQAIAFKLADMATSIMAARMLCYKAAVEKDEGKDISEIGAMAKLYSSQVAMDTTIEAVQIHGGYGYVKEYHVERMMRDAKITQIYEGTSEIQKIVISRSIAKNS; the protein is encoded by the coding sequence ATGGATTTTAATTTATCTGAAGAACAGTTGATGATTCAGCAAGCTGCCAGAGATTTTGCACAGAATGAACTTTTACCCGGCGTGATTGAGCGAGACAACCAACAGAAGTTTCCTTATGAGCAGGTAAAAAAAATGGGCGAATTGGGACTGCTCGGAATGATGGTAGACCCAAAATACGGCGGAGCAGGTATGGACAGCGTTTCTTACGTGCTTGCTATGGAAGAAATTGCGAAAGTTGATGCTTCTGCAGCCGTGGTGATGTCGGTGAACAACTCTTTGGTTTGCGCCGGACTTGAAAAATTCTGTAACGAAGAGCAAAAAATGAAATATCTGAAACCGCTTGCAAGTGGGGAAGTGATCGGTGCTTTCGCTTTGTCTGAGCCGGAAGCGGGCTCTGATGCAACTTCGCAGCAAACGACAGCTGTTGATAAAGGTGATCATTATATCTTAAACGGAACTAAAAACTGGATTACCAATGGTGGAAACGCAACTTATTATATCGTAATTGCGCAAACCGATCCTGAAAAAAAACACAAAGGAATCAACGCTTTTATCGTAGAAAAAGGTTGGAAAGGTTTTGAAATCGGTCCAAAAGAAGATAAATTAGGAATTCGCGGCAGTGACACGCATTCTTTACTTTTCACTGATGTTGTCGTTCCAAAAGAAAACAGAATCGGTGAAGACGGTTTTGGATTTAATTTCGCTATGGCGGTATTGAACGGCGGCCGTATCGGAATCGCGTCTCAGGCTTTAGGAATTGCTTCCGGAGCTTATGAACTTGCATTAAAGTATGCGAAAACCAGAAAAGCTTTCAAAACAGAAATCATCAATCACCAGGCTATCGCTTTTAAATTGGCAGATATGGCGACTTCCATTATGGCGGCCAGAATGTTATGTTACAAAGCCGCGGTGGAAAAAGATGAAGGAAAAGATATTTCCGAAATCGGTGCAATGGCGAAATTATATTCTTCACAAGTTGCAATGGACACAACTATTGAAGCGGTGCAAATTCACGGTGGATACGGTTATGTAAAAGAATACCACGTAGAAAGAATGATGCGCGATGCGAAAATTACGCAGATTTACGAAGGAACTTCTGAAATCCAGAAAATCGTAATTTCACGAAGTATTGCTAAAAACAGCTAA
- a CDS encoding DUF2891 domain-containing protein — protein MKYFLPFTILISAVFQGQVLPKLTDEIAIKLAEKPLKCINQEYPNKTAHIINNANEVSLSPSQLHPTFYGCFDWHSSVHGHWMLVRVLKTKPHLKNSEEIFKILENSFLEKNVTEEAKYFTKYEIAANFERTYGWAWLLKLDEELATWDHPKAKVWHQYLKPLTDEILRLWKAYLPKQTYPNRTGVHPNSAFAMAFAIDWARASNDKVFENQLIEKSKNFYLNDQKTPAYLEPDGSDFFSPSLEIADLMRRILPQKEYVKWLNKFYDKKSIGNISQIPVISDINDFQTVHLVGLSFSRAWCMKGIAKSLPKNHPLKRHFSETSDKFLANALPLLFQGNYGGDHWLASFAVYAMKE, from the coding sequence ATGAAATACTTTTTACCTTTTACCATTTTAATAAGCGCTGTTTTCCAAGGTCAAGTTTTACCAAAACTTACCGATGAAATTGCTATAAAACTTGCGGAAAAACCTTTAAAATGCATCAACCAGGAATATCCTAATAAAACCGCGCACATCATTAATAATGCAAACGAAGTTTCGCTTTCTCCAAGCCAGCTGCATCCCACTTTTTACGGCTGTTTTGATTGGCATTCGTCGGTTCACGGACATTGGATGCTCGTGCGCGTGCTGAAAACCAAACCGCATTTAAAGAATTCTGAGGAAATTTTTAAAATCCTGGAAAATTCATTTCTGGAAAAAAACGTCACAGAAGAAGCAAAATATTTCACCAAATATGAAATCGCCGCCAATTTTGAAAGGACTTACGGCTGGGCGTGGCTGCTGAAATTAGATGAAGAACTGGCGACTTGGGATCATCCAAAAGCTAAAGTCTGGCATCAATACTTAAAACCTTTAACCGATGAAATTCTGCGTCTTTGGAAAGCGTATTTGCCAAAACAAACCTATCCAAACAGAACTGGCGTTCATCCAAATTCCGCTTTTGCCATGGCTTTTGCGATTGATTGGGCACGCGCTTCCAACGACAAAGTGTTTGAAAATCAGTTGATCGAAAAGTCAAAAAACTTCTATTTAAACGACCAAAAAACGCCGGCTTATCTGGAACCCGATGGCAGTGATTTTTTCTCGCCAAGTTTAGAAATTGCTGATTTGATGCGCAGAATTCTGCCGCAAAAAGAATATGTAAAATGGCTCAACAAGTTTTACGACAAAAAAAGTATTGGTAATATTTCACAAATTCCAGTCATCAGCGATATTAATGATTTTCAAACCGTCCATTTGGTCGGACTTTCCTTTAGCAGAGCCTGGTGCATGAAAGGCATCGCGAAATCTTTACCGAAAAATCACCCGCTAAAACGGCATTTTTCTGAAACTTCCGACAAATTTTTAGCGAACGCTTTACCGCTTCTTTTTCAGGGAAATTACGGAGGCGACCACTGGCTCGCAAGTTTTGCGGTTTACGCAATGAAAGAATAG
- a CDS encoding DUF4349 domain-containing protein, which produces MKKIFPVILLFFLIFSCSKQEFTQTTDTIKRADSLFTKANDGLKTLDSISKNLNDSNGVAKKVIIPRIEKQTKRIDSTLKSGSWRIDSINKEIKKITKHVQTGTDVAKTLDSASQLLKNGENAIAVLSKTADRILKQTQEKKEPQIESPAPEVQRGETTVEPEKDPLIKKSFLEIEVENLADSKALLRQQLRDSNGTLTAESFTTSEGIKKENLEMRIPMRDYDYFVQSISAQLGDVTMKNTTSRGSDLMSNTSGSVEITLIQKNQDLASGMPNSTIEEPEEVEQNDSFSSKSSSAFNSGFDVLKNIFLALLPFWPAFVLVAIILLIYLKTKKQQKSPAIPTTENIENLHEKPAENLTEKPKNTNTNSDDSEPDYSKYLPKK; this is translated from the coding sequence ATGAAAAAAATATTTCCGGTTATTTTGCTGTTTTTTTTGATTTTTTCCTGTTCAAAACAAGAATTTACGCAAACCACCGACACCATAAAACGCGCCGACAGTCTTTTTACCAAAGCGAATGACGGCTTGAAAACTTTGGATTCAATTTCTAAAAATCTGAATGATTCTAATGGCGTGGCAAAAAAAGTAATCATTCCACGCATAGAAAAACAAACGAAAAGAATTGACAGCACGCTGAAATCCGGCAGCTGGAGAATTGATTCCATCAACAAAGAAATCAAGAAAATTACGAAGCACGTGCAAACCGGAACTGATGTTGCAAAAACTTTGGATTCCGCGAGCCAACTTTTGAAAAATGGGGAAAATGCGATAGCTGTTTTATCAAAAACTGCGGACAGAATTTTAAAGCAAACTCAGGAGAAAAAAGAACCGCAAATTGAAAGTCCGGCGCCGGAAGTTCAGCGTGGAGAAACTACCGTTGAACCGGAAAAAGATCCTCTGATTAAAAAATCCTTTCTGGAAATTGAAGTTGAAAATCTTGCCGATTCGAAAGCACTTTTACGCCAGCAACTCCGCGACAGTAACGGAACATTGACTGCGGAAAGCTTCACCACTTCCGAAGGAATCAAAAAAGAAAACCTGGAAATGCGAATTCCGATGCGTGATTACGACTATTTTGTACAAAGTATTTCCGCGCAATTGGGCGATGTAACGATGAAAAATACCACTTCACGCGGCTCCGATTTAATGAGCAACACGAGTGGTTCCGTGGAAATTACGCTGATTCAGAAAAATCAGGATTTGGCGAGCGGAATGCCAAATTCTACTATCGAGGAGCCGGAAGAAGTGGAACAAAATGATTCTTTTAGCAGCAAATCTTCGAGCGCATTCAATAGCGGTTTTGATGTTTTGAAAAATATATTTTTGGCACTTCTACCCTTCTGGCCGGCATTTGTGCTTGTTGCAATTATTTTACTCATTTACTTAAAAACGAAAAAGCAGCAAAAATCGCCGGCCATCCCAACTACGGAAAATATCGAAAATCTGCACGAAAAGCCAGCAGAAAATCTGACTGAAAAACCGAAAAATACAAATACAAATTCGGACGATTCAGAACCGGATTATTCGAAGTATTTACCAAAAAAATAG
- a CDS encoding AMP-dependent synthetase/ligase, with product MSIKRIFDFAHHALQNYSRDDMFVTKYNGKWEKISTSEFVNQGNKISRGLLKLGIQPGDKIALITTATRTEWAIMDLGISQIGAISVPVYPSISSEDYDFIFNNAEVKYCFVSDKELYDKVQKIKGNVASLQGVFTFEQVDGAANWREIIDLGKDDSTQNEVDDLAKSINSEDLATLIYTSGTTGRPKGVMVTHQNIVSNVLASNPRIPRVKGLEYNDIKILSFLPICHIFERMLFYLYQYNGYAIYFAESIDKMGENIKEVQPHIMSVVPRLIEKVYDKIYDKGTSAGGLKSKIFLWALGVNKSKEKIGKPSGLKEIIADKLVFSKWREGLGGNIITLVSGSAALSARLNKMFQNAGIPILEGYGLTETSPVISVNSFGKIKIGTVGHVLDNLDVKIQEDGEITVKGPSVFKGYFKNEEMTKDAFTDEGYFKTGDIGHIDDEGYLHITDRKKEMFKTSGGKYIAPQVIENLAKASKFIEQIMVVGDGEKMPTALIQPDFDFIKNWAERKELKIGTTPEEMVKSPELKERIKKEIDYLNTKLGNWEQIKKFELTPDVWSIELGLLTPTLKLKRKAVKERYIKLYNQMYGHTE from the coding sequence ATGTCAATAAAAAGAATTTTTGATTTCGCGCATCATGCTCTGCAAAATTACTCCAGAGATGATATGTTTGTGACCAAATACAATGGAAAGTGGGAAAAAATATCAACATCCGAATTTGTTAACCAGGGAAATAAAATTTCCCGCGGCTTGTTAAAACTTGGCATTCAGCCCGGTGATAAAATTGCACTCATCACGACGGCAACACGCACAGAATGGGCAATTATGGATTTGGGTATTTCCCAAATCGGTGCGATTTCGGTGCCGGTTTATCCCAGCATTTCTTCGGAAGATTATGATTTTATCTTTAATAATGCAGAAGTAAAATATTGTTTTGTTTCTGATAAAGAGCTTTACGATAAAGTTCAGAAAATTAAAGGAAACGTCGCAAGTCTGCAAGGCGTTTTCACTTTTGAACAGGTTGACGGTGCCGCGAACTGGCGGGAAATCATCGACCTTGGAAAAGATGATTCCACCCAAAATGAAGTTGACGACCTCGCGAAATCAATTAATTCTGAAGATTTAGCGACTTTGATCTATACTTCCGGAACGACAGGCCGGCCGAAAGGAGTTATGGTGACGCACCAAAATATCGTGTCGAACGTTTTGGCATCAAATCCAAGAATTCCGCGTGTAAAAGGTTTGGAATACAACGATATTAAAATCCTAAGTTTCTTGCCGATTTGCCACATTTTCGAGCGCATGCTTTTTTATCTTTATCAATATAATGGTTACGCGATTTATTTCGCGGAAAGCATTGATAAAATGGGCGAAAATATTAAAGAAGTTCAACCGCACATTATGTCTGTGGTACCGCGGCTTATCGAAAAAGTGTACGATAAAATTTATGACAAAGGCACCAGCGCCGGTGGTTTAAAATCGAAAATTTTCCTTTGGGCGTTAGGCGTAAACAAATCGAAAGAAAAAATCGGAAAACCATCCGGATTGAAGGAAATTATCGCGGATAAACTCGTGTTCTCGAAATGGCGCGAAGGTTTGGGCGGAAATATCATTACCCTGGTTTCAGGTTCGGCGGCTTTGTCCGCAAGACTCAATAAAATGTTTCAAAATGCCGGAATTCCTATTTTGGAAGGATATGGTTTAACGGAAACTTCGCCGGTGATTTCGGTGAACAGCTTCGGGAAGATAAAAATTGGTACGGTTGGGCATGTTTTGGATAATCTGGATGTAAAAATTCAGGAAGACGGTGAAATTACCGTGAAAGGTCCTTCGGTTTTCAAAGGTTATTTTAAAAATGAAGAAATGACCAAAGATGCTTTTACCGACGAAGGTTACTTTAAGACCGGCGACATCGGCCACATTGACGACGAAGGTTATCTGCACATCACCGACCGGAAAAAAGAAATGTTTAAAACTTCCGGCGGAAAATATATCGCGCCGCAGGTCATTGAAAACTTGGCAAAAGCTTCGAAATTTATCGAGCAGATTATGGTCGTGGGTGATGGTGAAAAAATGCCGACTGCGCTCATCCAGCCGGATTTCGATTTCATTAAAAACTGGGCGGAAAGAAAAGAACTGAAGATTGGCACCACGCCGGAAGAAATGGTGAAAAGTCCGGAACTGAAGGAACGCATCAAAAAAGAAATTGATTATTTGAATACCAAATTGGGTAACTGGGAACAGATCAAGAAATTTGAATTGACGCCGGATGTTTGGTCGATCGAACTTGGTTTGCTGACACCAACATTGAAGCTAAAAAGAAAAGCTGTGAAAGAACGCTATATTAAACTGTACAACCAAATGTACGGCCACACCGAGTAA